In the genome of Tripterygium wilfordii isolate XIE 37 chromosome 19, ASM1340144v1, whole genome shotgun sequence, one region contains:
- the LOC119985778 gene encoding putative glycerol-3-phosphate transporter 1 — protein sequence MASLSEPPPEINHDKPCGIRILEYSKKSKLSRKTHQTIVLIVTFLSYASYHASRKTTSIVKSALDPQSPDVGLKVIPWRKKFSWVLGDGWAPFNGSDGTALLGEIDVAFLSVYAIGMFFSGHLGDRMNLRYFLTVGMLGTGLFTSLFGVGYWAGVHNFYYYLAMQMLAGLFQSTGWPSVVAVVGNWFGKSKRGLIMGIWNAHTSVGNISGSLIASAMLYYGWGWSFVVPGLIMAFVGLVVFLLLPISPESVGADGDDDDDLHSPRKYGEEVTKPLLRSDSEAKENAVGFIEAWRIPGVATFAFCLFFSKLVAYTFLYWLPFYISHTAIDGKYLSNEAAGNLSTVFDVGGVLGGILAGHISDRLDARAITAASFMYCAIPSLFFYRCYGHISLALNMVFMFICGMFVNGPYALITTAVSADLGTHSSLKGNSRALATVTAIIDGTGSIGAAIGPLLTGYISATSWSSVFTMLMAAALVAGLLLTKLVVAEVGAKISESRAQGAPTLRSPTAALDA from the exons ATGGCTTCACTGTCGGAGCCTCCCCCTGAGATAAACCATGATAAACCCTGTGGAATCCGGATCTTAGAATACTCGAAGAAGTCAAAACTTTCCCGCAAAACACATCAAACCATTGTCTTGATTGTGACGTTTCTTTCATACGCTAGCTACCATGCCTCACGAAAGACCACAAGCATTGTCAAGAGCGCTCTTGATCCCCAGTCACCAGATGTTGGCCTGAAAGTCATCCCATGGAGGAAAAAATTTTCGTGGGTCCTTGGTGATGGTTGGGCTCCATTTAATGGATCAGATGGCACTGCATTGCTCGGTGAAATTGATGTGGCATTTCTTTCTGTATATGCCATTGGAATGTTCTTTTCAGGGCATCTAGGGGATAGAATGAATTTAAGATACTTTTTAACTGTAGGAATGCTGGGAACTGGTCTGTTCACCTCACTATTTGGTGTTGGATATTGGGCGGGCGTCCACAATTTTTACTACTATTTGGCAATGCAAATGCTTGCTGGTCTTTTCCAATCAACTGGATGGCCTTCAGTTGTTGCAGTGGTTGGGAACTGGTTTGGGAAGAGCAAAAGAGGCCTTATAATGGGTATATGGAATGCTCACACTTCAGTCGGGAACATTTCTGGTTCTTTGATTGCTTCTGCCATGTTATACTATGGATGGGGTTGGTCCTTTGTTGTGCCGGGTCTTATTATGGCATTTGTTGGCTTGGTAGTATTCCTTTTACTGCCTATTAGTCCAGAATCTGTTGGAGCAGAtggcgatgatgatgatgatttacacTCCCCCAGGAAATATGGAGAGGAAGTAACCAAGCCCCTGTTGAGGTCAGATTCAGAGGCTAAGGAGAATGCTGTTGGGTTCATAGAAGCCTGGAGAATCCCCGGTGTTGCTACTTTTGCATTTTGCCTTTTCTTCTCCAAATTGGTCGCATACACATTCCTTTATTGGCTACCTTTCTACATTAGCCACACAG CCATTGATGGCAAGTATTTATCGAATGAGGCTGCTGGGAACCTGTCAACGGTATTTGATGTTGGAGGAGTACTTGGGGGAATTCTAGCTGGTCACATTTCTGATAGACTAGATGCTAGGGCCATAACAGCAGCAAGCTTCATGTACTGTGCCATCCCCAGTCTGTTTTTCTATCGCTGCTATGGGCACATTTCCTTGGCTCTAAACATGGTTTTTATGTTCATTTGCGGCATGTTTGTAAATGGACCTTATGCCCTCATAACAACAGCTGTCTCAGCTGACCTGGGAACACACAGTTCATTAAAGGGGAACTCGCGAGCATTAGCAACCGTGACAGCAATTATAGATGGAACAGGCTCTATTGGTGCTGCAATCGGACCATTATTAACAGGTTACATCTCTGCTACGAGCTGGAGTTCTGTTTTCACGATGCTAATGGCAGCAGCGCTAGTTGCAGGTCTGCTTCTTACCAAACTCGTTGTGGCTGAAGTGGGTGCAAAGATTTCTGAATCACGGGCTCAAGGAGCACCAACATTACGGTCTCCTACCGCAGCCCTCGATGCGTGA
- the LOC119985779 gene encoding uncharacterized protein LOC119985779 translates to MGIIRSSFPFIVGTVCGIYVAQNYNVPNIEKLAYTVVGKAKEYEEKYRKR, encoded by the coding sequence ATGGGAATCATAAGAAGCAGTTTTCCTTTCATTGTGGGGACTGTGTGTGGGATTTACGTCGCTCAAAACTACAACGTTCCCAACATCGAGAAACTCGCATACACCGTCGTTGGTAAAGCCAAAGAATACGAAGAGAAGTATCGCAAACGCTAA